The nucleotide sequence CGTACGCACGAAAACTATCTGTCGAAGGCTTGTCGTTAGGTGCCAATGCTAAAATTGTTCGCAGGGTAATTGGTGATTTTGCAAAATCGTGGGGATTTGGGTTAGATGTTGGTTTGCAGTATCATACCGAAAATTGGAAGTTTGGATTAATGGCACGCGATATAACCACAACCTATAATGTTTGGAATATTAACGAAGCCGAATACCAAAAAATAAAAGATGCCGTAGAAGGTCAAAACCAAACAGTACCTGAAACCACCGAGCTTACCTTGCCAAAATTGCAATTAGGTGTAGCACGTGATTTTGCATTGACAGAAAAATTTAACTTAACAGCTGCTGCCGTTTTACATACCGAATTTTACGAAACTAATGCCATTATTTCAACATCGGCGTTCAGTATTCAGCCATCGGCAGGTTTTGAGTTTGGCTACAACAAAATGGTTTTTGTACGTGCAGGTGTAGGGAATTTTCAAAACGAGTTGCAAATCGATGATACCAAAAAAACTACATTTCAGCCAAATGTTGGTTTAGGCTTTAAGTACAAAGGTATTCAGGTTGATTATGCACTAACCGATATTGGAGACAACAGTGCCGCTCTTTACTCAAACATTTTTTCATTAAAACTTGATTTAGGAATTTTTACAAAATCAAATGAATAATAACGTTCTAAAAATTAAACAGCAAATTGTATTAATAATCTGTTGTTTTTCTTTTTTATCTTCTTTCGCACAACCGCAAACATTGACAGAAAATGCCGAAATAAGTGTTTTAACCTGCGGAACGGCTAATGAAATGTACACCCTTTTTGGTCATACAGCCTTGCGAATTAAAGATGTTGATCAAAATTTAGATGTGGTTTACAATTGGGGAATGTTCGATTTTAAAACACCCAATTTCTTAGCTAAATTCATAAAAGGAGATCTGCTTTATTATTTAGATGTTGATCGTTTTGATGATTTTTTATACGCTTACACCAATGGTAACCGGGAAGTTTTTGAGCAGCAATTGAATTTATCGTATGATCAAAAATTAAAAATATGGGATGAAATTAACCGTCAGTTAAAAAGCAATGAGCGTTTTTATACTTATGGATTTATAAGGAACAATTGCACTACAAAGGTTGTCGATGTTATAAATAAGGTGATTGATAAACCGTTAGCGGTTGATTTTCCGTCAAACAATCATTCGTATCGGTATATTTTGAACGATGGATTAGAAAATCATTATTTTGAAAAATTGGGCATCAATTTATTGTTTAGTTATCCCACCAACAAAAAGGCCGATTTAATCTTTTTACCTTTAAAATTTAAGGATGGAATTGCATTTAATAAATCGATCTTAAAATCAGAAAAAAAACTAAATACTGTCAACGAAATTAAAGAAAAATTCCGTTTTAATTCCATTTATACTTTATGGATTATCGCAATTGTTTTTGCATTAGGAGTTTTTAATAAAAAAGCCCGATTGTGGTATTTTGGAATTACAGCAATTTTTGGTTTATTCTTGTTAACAGTAAGTCTTTATACCAATCATACCGAATTACATTTTAACGCACTGACATTGTTTTACAACCCGTTATTTTTTGTGGCATTAGTGCTTAAAAATAAAAAAATAATAATTACAGCTGTAGTGTTAACGGTTATTAGCTTAATTTTTATAGGAATAGAGTTAATGATGGTAGCTGCACCATTAATTGTTTTGCATAGTGTTTACGTATTGGCATTGTTTTTGAGCAAGGCAAAGTCTGTGTAATTTAGAAAATAAAAATGTTTAGTTTTTTTAAAAAGAAAAAAATACTGAAAGATACAATTCCAAACGGTTTTGTAGATATTCATTCTCATATTTTATATGGCTTAGACGATGGGGCAAAAACATTAAAAGAAAGCCAAGATTTAATTTTCAATTTAAAATCGTTTGGCTTCGGTAAATTTACCGCTACGCCACATACCACGCCCTTGGTTTGGGATAACACCAAAGAAGGTATCTTAAAACAATATGAGAAGGTAAAAAACGAGTTAAATTTTACAGATAAAGAATTGCGGGTAGCATCAGAATACCTAATAGACGATTCGTTTTTAAAACGTTTGGAAACAGAGAAATTACTAACACTTAAAGATAATTTAGTATTGGTAGAAATGTCTTATTTAAATCCGCCGATTAATCTGTATGAAATTATTTTAGAGTTAAATTCACAAGGATACACGCCAGTTTTAGCCCACCCCGAACGTTATAATTTTTATAAAAACGATGCTAAAAGTTTTAAACGATTAAAAAAGGCAGGCTGTTTGTTTCAAATGAATTTATTAAGCAGTGTAGGGTATTACGGTAGCAGCGTTACAGAAATTGCCGATTATCTTTTAAAAGAAAAAATGTACGATTTTGTAGGTAGCGATGTGCACCATCAAAAACACATAGCCGCTTTTTTGGCTGAGATCAAGCTCAAAAATATTGATGAATTTGAAAGCGTCATCGAAAAAAATAAATTTTTTGCTTAAATTTTTAAAAGCTGTCTTACTTTAAGACGGCTTTTGTTTTATTTAAAACTTGAATTTACCCTTTGTAAAAGCAAAAAGCAACTTATTATCAGTTTAAGTGTTTTAACTCACAATTTTATTGTAATCATTGAATAACAATGCAAATATATAAATAAGAAAAAGGCGAGTTGCCCCACCTTAAATGTTTTCACAACGGAATAATCCTTATTGTGAATTCCTTTCAAATTTATAATGCAATGATAGGAATATTTTTTGATATATAAAAAAATAAGTGTTAATATTTTGTTTATATTAGTGGTTCTTATAAAAACAGAATAATATGAAACATATACTTGGATTAGATTTAGGAACGAATTCAATTGGTTGGGCCATTGTAAAAGAAGCAGAAAATGACAAAGAGCAATCATCAATAGAAAAAATAGGCGTTCGAGTAAATCCACTTACGACGGATGAGCAAACGAATTTTGAAAAAGGTAATCCTATTACAACAAATGCAGGTAGAACTTTAGGTCGCTCGGCTCGTCGCAATCTACAACGTTTTAAACTACGTCGTGAAAATCTGATTCAAATTCTAAAAGCTCAAAACTGGATTTCTGATGATACTGTTTTAGCTGAAAACGGAAATAAAACAACTTTTGAAACTTTCCGATTACGTGCTTTAGCTGCTGAAAAGCAATTGGAGTTAAATGAATTATCTCGTGTATTGTTACAAATCAACAAAAAGCGTGGTTACAAAAGTTCTCGTAAAGTGAACAATACAGAAGAGGGTACTTTAATCGACGGAATGGATATTGCTAAAAAGCTTTATCACGAAAACCTTACACCAGGTCAATTTATATTGGATTTATTGAAATCTGGCAAGAAAAAAGTACCTGATTTTTATCGTTCTGATTTGCAAGCTGAATTTGATAAAATATGGAATTTTCAAAAGCAATTTTATCCTGAAATTTTAACCGATGAGTTTAAAGAAACCATAAAAAATAAAGGTCAAAAAGTTACTTCTCAGATTTTCTATTCAACTTATGGTTTTAATACTGCTGAAAATAAAGGAACAAGAGATAAAAAGAAGCTACAGAACTATAAATGGCGTAATGAAGCGTTATCTCAACAATTAGCGAAAGATGAAGTTGCTTATATTTTAGCAGATATTAATGGTCAAATCTATAATTCGTCTGGTTATTTAGGTGCGATTTCGGATAGAAGTAAAGAACTATATTTTAACAATCAAACGGTTGGTCAATATCAATATGCACAATTACAAGATAATCCGCATGCTCGACTGAAAAACCAAGTTTTTTATCGTCAAGATTATATGGATGAGTTTGAAAAGATTTGGACGATTCAATCAAAAGGTCGTGAAGCTATTTTTACAGAAGCACTAAAAGAGGAAATCCGTGATGTTGTTATTTTTTATCAACGAAAATTGAAATCACAAAAGGGTTTGATTTCGTTTTGTGAATTTGAACAACGGGAGATCGAAGTAAATGGTAAAAAGAAAACAGTCGGCTTACGTGTTGTACCAAAATCTTCGCTTTTATTTCAAGAGTTCAAAATCTGGCAAAATTTACATAATGTCAAACTTAAAAATAAGCTTACGAAAGAAATCTATGTTTTATCTCAAGAAGATAAGCAAATGCTTTTTAATGAATTAAATCTAAAAGGAAATCTTTCTGCATCAGAAGTTCTAAAATTATTGGTTGACAAACCAAAAGATTGGGAAATTAATTATACAAGTTTAGAAGGCAATCGTACCAATCAAGCCCTTTACAATGCCTATTTAACCGTTCTTGAAAACGAAGGTTATGATGTGCGTGAAGAACTGAAATTAAAACTGAAAAAAGACGACATTACCTTAGCGGATATTGACAAACCTGCATCTGAAATTAAGGAAATGGTGCAAGCTATTTTTAATCATTTAGGAATTAAATCTGAAATCTTAGACTTCAATGCTGAATTAGAAGGAAAGGCTTTTGAAGAGCAATTATCTTTCCAATTGTGGCATTTGTTGTACGCTTATGAAGAAGATAATTCGCCTACAGGGATGGATACTTTATATCGTTTGTTGGAACAAAAATTTGGTTTCAATAAAGAACAAGCCAAAGTAATTGGTTCGGTTGCTTTTCAGGATGATTACGGGAGTTTAAGCAGTAAAGCTATTCGAAAGATTTATCCATTCATCAAGGAAAATGAATATAGTGAGGCTTGTGTTTTGGCAGGATACCGTCATTCTAAACATTCTTTGACTAAAGAAGAAATTGATAAGCGTGAGCTAAAATCTCGTTTGGATATACTTCCAAAAAATAGTTTGCGAAATCCTGTGGTGGAGAAAATATTGAACCAAATGGTCAATGTGGTAAATACTTTAATTGATACCGAAAATGATAAATTAGAAAAAGAGGGTAAATCAAGAGATTTTAAGTTTGATGAAGTTCGTATTGAATTAGCGCGTGAATTAAAGAAAAATGCAAAAGAGCGTGAGGAAATGACAAGTGAAATAAATCGTGCAACAATTGAAAACGAAAAAATAAAATCGATAATAAAAAGAGATTTTCCTCATATTCAAAACCCAACAAGAAACGATGTTATTAGATATAAATTGTACGAGGAACTTTCTATTAATGCATATAAAGATCTATATACAGACACCAAAGTAGATTACCACAAATTA is from Flavobacterium dauae and encodes:
- a CDS encoding PorV/PorQ family protein; this translates as MQAQTARKYSNEFLNIGVDAAAFGMANSVIAQTGDVNSGYWNPAGLVHLQDKQISLMHASYFANIAQYDYAAFAMPIDEKSALAVSAIRFGVDDIMNTTELIDQNGNIDYNRISLFSAADYAFNISYARKLSVEGLSLGANAKIVRRVIGDFAKSWGFGLDVGLQYHTENWKFGLMARDITTTYNVWNINEAEYQKIKDAVEGQNQTVPETTELTLPKLQLGVARDFALTEKFNLTAAAVLHTEFYETNAIISTSAFSIQPSAGFEFGYNKMVFVRAGVGNFQNELQIDDTKKTTFQPNVGLGFKYKGIQVDYALTDIGDNSAALYSNIFSLKLDLGIFTKSNE
- a CDS encoding lipoprotein N-acyltransferase Lnb domain-containing protein — encoded protein: MNNNVLKIKQQIVLIICCFSFLSSFAQPQTLTENAEISVLTCGTANEMYTLFGHTALRIKDVDQNLDVVYNWGMFDFKTPNFLAKFIKGDLLYYLDVDRFDDFLYAYTNGNREVFEQQLNLSYDQKLKIWDEINRQLKSNERFYTYGFIRNNCTTKVVDVINKVIDKPLAVDFPSNNHSYRYILNDGLENHYFEKLGINLLFSYPTNKKADLIFLPLKFKDGIAFNKSILKSEKKLNTVNEIKEKFRFNSIYTLWIIAIVFALGVFNKKARLWYFGITAIFGLFLLTVSLYTNHTELHFNALTLFYNPLFFVALVLKNKKIIITAVVLTVISLIFIGIELMMVAAPLIVLHSVYVLALFLSKAKSV
- a CDS encoding tyrosine-protein phosphatase yields the protein MFSFFKKKKILKDTIPNGFVDIHSHILYGLDDGAKTLKESQDLIFNLKSFGFGKFTATPHTTPLVWDNTKEGILKQYEKVKNELNFTDKELRVASEYLIDDSFLKRLETEKLLTLKDNLVLVEMSYLNPPINLYEIILELNSQGYTPVLAHPERYNFYKNDAKSFKRLKKAGCLFQMNLLSSVGYYGSSVTEIADYLLKEKMYDFVGSDVHHQKHIAAFLAEIKLKNIDEFESVIEKNKFFA
- the cas9 gene encoding type II CRISPR RNA-guided endonuclease Cas9 (Cas9, originally named Csn1, is the large, multifunctional signature protein of type II CRISPR/Cas systems. It is well known even to general audiences because its RNA-guided endonuclease activity has made it a popular tool for custom editing of eukaryotic genomes.); protein product: MKHILGLDLGTNSIGWAIVKEAENDKEQSSIEKIGVRVNPLTTDEQTNFEKGNPITTNAGRTLGRSARRNLQRFKLRRENLIQILKAQNWISDDTVLAENGNKTTFETFRLRALAAEKQLELNELSRVLLQINKKRGYKSSRKVNNTEEGTLIDGMDIAKKLYHENLTPGQFILDLLKSGKKKVPDFYRSDLQAEFDKIWNFQKQFYPEILTDEFKETIKNKGQKVTSQIFYSTYGFNTAENKGTRDKKKLQNYKWRNEALSQQLAKDEVAYILADINGQIYNSSGYLGAISDRSKELYFNNQTVGQYQYAQLQDNPHARLKNQVFYRQDYMDEFEKIWTIQSKGREAIFTEALKEEIRDVVIFYQRKLKSQKGLISFCEFEQREIEVNGKKKTVGLRVVPKSSLLFQEFKIWQNLHNVKLKNKLTKEIYVLSQEDKQMLFNELNLKGNLSASEVLKLLVDKPKDWEINYTSLEGNRTNQALYNAYLTVLENEGYDVREELKLKLKKDDITLADIDKPASEIKEMVQAIFNHLGIKSEILDFNAELEGKAFEEQLSFQLWHLLYAYEEDNSPTGMDTLYRLLEQKFGFNKEQAKVIGSVAFQDDYGSLSSKAIRKIYPFIKENEYSEACVLAGYRHSKHSLTKEEIDKRELKSRLDILPKNSLRNPVVEKILNQMVNVVNTLIDTENDKLEKEGKSRDFKFDEVRIELARELKKNAKEREEMTSEINRATIENEKIKSIIKRDFPHIQNPTRNDVIRYKLYEELSINAYKDLYTDTKVDYHKLFSKEYDIDHIIPQSRLFDDSFSNKVLVPRQSNLDKSNNTAFDYISSKGDNDLLKFQAVIDSLLKANKISKAKYKKLLMKGAEIGEGFIQRDLRDSQYIAKKAKEILFQITKSVLSTSGSVTDRLREDWDLVNVMKELNLEKYRLAGLTEMQTTKDGNPKEVIKDWTKRNDHRHHAMDALTVAFTKRSFIQYLNNLNARRHDEYDGISNAKDKTSIDTNSLKISSRDALGIEEKETHKIHDGKGNYKRVFNEPIPSFRQVAKQHLEAVLVSHKAKNKVVTKNINKIKGSDKVQIALTPRGQMHKETVYGKIKQYAFKEEKVSAKFDESTIALVSNPQYRTLLLQRLVENGNDSKKAFTGKNALSKNPILLKDGTELPEKVKLMWLEDDYTIRKDIGPDLKIDKVIDEGVKRILQTRLNEFKGDAKKAFSDLEQNPIWLNEEKGIAIKRVTISGVKNAETLHYKKDHLGKVILDNNGKKIPVDFVSTGNNHHVAIYEDEKGNLQEKVVSFYEAVVRVNEDLPIVDKLYNQHLGWTFKFTMKQNEMFIFPSEDFNPNEIDLLDRKNQALISKHLFRVQKFGSLLSGFWFRHHLETTVDVNNSLKGVTYKVIQSANNLRDLIKVRTNHLGEIIQVGEY